The following coding sequences are from one Granulicella sp. L56 window:
- a CDS encoding class I SAM-dependent methyltransferase → MKHRLAGVGLWPFRNGLGSGISKLDVHEAYRLWAPTYASETATSFLDEELAQEMLRGLSQTKLLDAGCGIGRRIADLSGATGIDASLEMLAAGAARNAVTGDVRAMPFASNRFDMVWCRLVLGHLPDPLRAYQEIARVCVPGGHVFVTDFHPDAATAGHQRTFTDHAGIVHEIEHYVHSDHAQLAEAAGLYLVAYRDGVVGPSIQKFYARGIGTKAYKRDVGLKLVAAFLFHKPD, encoded by the coding sequence ATGAAACATCGCCTTGCCGGAGTGGGCCTGTGGCCGTTCAGAAACGGCCTCGGATCGGGGATTAGTAAGTTAGACGTACACGAAGCGTATCGACTCTGGGCACCGACCTACGCCTCCGAGACAGCCACGAGTTTTCTGGACGAGGAGCTAGCGCAGGAGATGCTCCGTGGTCTGTCGCAAACAAAACTGCTTGACGCAGGCTGTGGCATTGGTCGGCGTATTGCAGATCTTTCCGGCGCCACAGGCATTGACGCGAGCCTCGAGATGCTAGCTGCCGGCGCGGCTCGCAACGCGGTGACGGGCGATGTAAGGGCGATGCCATTTGCTTCGAACCGTTTTGATATGGTGTGGTGCCGGCTTGTGTTAGGGCACCTGCCTGACCCGCTTCGTGCCTATCAGGAGATTGCCCGTGTCTGTGTACCGGGCGGACATGTCTTTGTTACTGATTTTCATCCCGATGCGGCGACGGCTGGCCACCAGCGAACCTTTACCGATCATGCGGGAATTGTGCACGAAATCGAACACTATGTGCATAGCGATCACGCGCAACTCGCCGAAGCAGCAGGGTTGTACCTGGTCGCCTACCGAGACGGAGTTGTAGGACCATCGATTCAAAAGTTCTATGCTCGCGGCATCGGCACGAAGGCCTACAAGAGAGATGTTGGTCTCAAGCTTGTAGCCGCGTTTCTCTTCCACAAACCGGATTAG
- a CDS encoding amidohydrolase family protein, which translates to MSGYVATSDERHDEQVVVQGVRYAEGPQESKCGSIQITGGHITRIMGCSSLSSEVQSGNIEINLSGFLVMPGLINAHDHLEFALFPRLADPPYRNYIDWGEDIHEKFPNVIAKHRAVPKDLRVSWGGIRNLLCGVTTVSHHNPLWPELRRKDFPVRVIQEYGWAHSLALGGDLRAARAATPEGRPFIVHACEGVDELAREELWGLDRSGLLDASAVIVHGLAIDTAGVELMRERGVSLIVCPSSNNFLFGELPDMELLGGLENVGLGNDSPLTAEGDLLDEIRFAMRSCGIGPRTAYRMVTEVPAAILHLKDGEGTITVSGVGDLIAVRDTGRDAADRLRTLSMTDIEFVMIEGRVQLASEMILERLPLRARQGLEPLCIDGTIRWLRAPVKELLRKTEEVLGASEVRLGSRRVRIPA; encoded by the coding sequence ATGAGTGGCTATGTAGCAACTTCTGACGAGCGCCACGATGAACAAGTAGTAGTTCAGGGAGTTCGTTATGCCGAAGGGCCGCAGGAAAGCAAGTGCGGCTCTATACAGATCACCGGCGGTCACATCACTCGTATTATGGGCTGCTCATCGCTTTCATCAGAGGTTCAATCAGGCAACATCGAAATTAATCTCAGTGGGTTCCTGGTCATGCCCGGCCTTATCAACGCTCACGATCACTTGGAGTTTGCCCTCTTCCCCCGGCTGGCTGATCCGCCTTATCGCAATTACATTGACTGGGGAGAGGACATACATGAAAAGTTTCCCAATGTCATAGCAAAACATCGGGCGGTCCCGAAAGATCTGCGCGTATCGTGGGGCGGCATACGAAACCTGCTTTGCGGAGTCACGACAGTGAGTCATCACAACCCTCTCTGGCCTGAGTTGCGAAGAAAGGATTTCCCCGTCCGAGTCATCCAAGAATATGGATGGGCGCATTCGCTGGCGCTTGGCGGCGACCTCCGCGCAGCGCGCGCGGCCACGCCCGAAGGACGCCCTTTCATTGTCCATGCCTGTGAAGGAGTGGATGAACTGGCACGGGAGGAGCTTTGGGGTCTTGATCGATCAGGACTTTTGGACGCCAGCGCTGTAATTGTCCATGGACTGGCTATCGACACTGCGGGCGTCGAACTTATGCGGGAGCGCGGAGTCTCGCTCATTGTCTGCCCCTCTTCAAACAACTTTCTTTTTGGAGAGCTTCCAGACATGGAACTCCTTGGCGGACTTGAAAATGTCGGTCTAGGCAACGACTCTCCGCTAACTGCGGAAGGAGATCTGTTGGATGAAATTCGATTTGCAATGCGCTCGTGCGGCATTGGGCCGCGTACTGCGTATCGCATGGTGACAGAGGTTCCGGCTGCGATTCTTCACTTGAAAGATGGTGAGGGCACCATAACAGTGTCTGGTGTCGGAGATCTGATTGCTGTTCGAGATACCGGCCGCGATGCCGCAGATAGATTGCGGACGCTCTCTATGACAGATATAGAGTTTGTAATGATTGAAGGCCGCGTACAACTTGCCTCGGAGATGATATTGGAGCGGCTCCCACTCCGCGCAAGACAAGGGCTGGAGCCTTTGTGTATCGACGGCACCATCCGGTGGCTACGCGCACCGGTGAAGGAGCTGTTGCGGAAAACTGAAGAAGTGCTCGGCGCGAGCGAGGTACGGCTAGGAAGCAGGCGAGTCCGCATTCCTGCATAG